CGATGATCCTCTCGCGAACCACCGGCGCTACTTTGGCCCAGATGCGCGGCTCAACGACACCGCTCGCATAGACGATCTCCGCTGCGTCGCCGCGCATGGGCGTGGCGATGGAAATAGCTGCCGGCCGCAAGACATACCAGGCGACGGCGCCAGCCGCTGCGACAACCATCGCAATGCCGGCGATCCAGCGCAAATGCCTCACGAAACGCTCCATTCGGTTTTGCATTGCCAAAAGCCTATCATTAGACCGACCGTCGGTCTGGCTTTCTATCACTATTTCGTATCGAAGGAGGCCTTGCTGGAGGCTTTGGCGGCACGCCTTGCCCGCGACAGTATCGGCGAACTGCGGCCCCTGCTCGAAGACCCGTCGCTCGACGCAATCGGCGGGATCAATGCGATTTTTCCGGGGCGCGACAGTTGAACATCGAGCTTGCTCCGCGACTCAGAAAGACGTTCTCGGTGCTCTTCCGGCCAGAGAATATCGCGCTCTTCCATCGTGTCGACTAGGCGGGCCGCGAGCTTGCCATGCCGATGTTCACCGGTCTTCTCAAGAAAGGGAGCGAAGAGGGGTGCTCGACGTGCCTGATCCGGAGGCTTTCGCCGAAATGCTGCTACAGCTCAGGCTGATCTTCCGGGACGTGATGTATCAGGCCACACGCATGGCCGAACGAGGAAATGTCGACGAAGCCGTATGGATGCTCGAGGAGCGGCTGCGGCTCTACGTGATTGCCTTCGAACGACTCCTAGAATTGCCCGACGGGACAATTGATTCCGCGCAGCCCGGCTTTGCCCGAGTCTTTCTGGAGGCGGATCCTTAGGTCGCTGGTGCAAAAAGGCCGGTGTTGTCGGATGCCGCTTACCGATGTGCGGCTCGCTTCGAGAGTAGAAAATATAAAGTGACGATCCGCCTCGACGGACACAGTTCCGATCGGCAACGAATGGACGGAGACCTTAGGATTCGAACGCCTGACCGGCGCTCTGCTGGACCGCATCACTACCACTTCGACATGTCAGAGATGAACGGTGACAGCTATCGCCTCGCGCAAGGCCGCGCCCGAAAGGTCGGCTGACATTTGTCGCAAAAGCGCAGCACGCGGATAGGGATCCCGCTCGGCCCAAAGCCCACAGCGGGTTCATCCATGCGCCGAGTAGCTGGCTTTTACGTCGCCGCGCGGCTGGTTTTTATGCCGCCGCCGTCATATTTCCGTGTTGTCGGCACGATTGTTGCGGCGATCGGACGACCGCCGCAACGATTATGGTTACAGGAGAAAATCGCCTGACCCCAGGTGGACGAGGCCCTGCAGCTGAATCTCGAAGTCATGAACACCATCGCCGTTCAGGTCGCCCTGGATAACGGTCGTATCGTTCGAGGATCCGGCGTGGTCTTCATAGTGCCAGGCGAGCGCGCCGGCCTTTTTGTCGAAGAGGGCATTTTCCTGCGCCTGGAAATGGAAGGCTCCATTGCCTGCCGCAGAGCCATTCGCATCGATCGCCGAGAGGTCGATCTTATCGACGCCGTGCTGGAAGTCGGTGATGAAGTCGCGGGTCGAGCCGGACCCGGCATGCGCCGCTGTCTTGAAGATAAACGTATCCGCGTCGGCACCACCGATCATCATGTCCTTTCCGGCGCCACCGATGAGGACGTCCTTTCCGGCGCCACCGTCCAGCTTGTCCGCACCCGCCCCGCCATTGAGAACGTTGCTGCCGCTATTGCCTCTCAGCACGTCGTTGTAGCTGGAGCCAGTCACGTTTTCGATGCTGACGAACTTGTCACCAGTGGCATGCCCGCCCGATGCGGCCCCGGTCGCCAGGTTGACGTTGACCGCGCTGGAGCCCGCATAGCTGGCCGTGTCACTGCCAGTACCGCCGTCGAGCACGTCCGCGCCGGCGCCGCCCTTCAACACGTCATTACCGCCGAGACCCTTGAAGGTTTCGTTGCCGCCGTTGGCCTGGCCGCTATGTGGCATGGTGTCGTTGCCGTCGGTGCCGGTATAGACCTTCGTCCCCGTGGTTGGAGTCGACGGTTGCGTCGGCGTGGTTGGCGTTCCCGATGTCGGAGGTGTGGTTGGCTCCCCCGAGGTCGGCGGCGTGGTCGGCTCGCCCGATGTCGGCGGCGTGGTTGGCGTCGACGGTGCCGCGCTGGAGCCCGATTCGTAGGCGCCCATATCGACAGTTCCAACGACGCGATGGTCGCCGTCCAGATCGGTCGCGCTGACGCCGTACTTGCTGGTTCCGTGGTCGATCGCCGCTGAGCCGGAGGCGAGGTGGAAGTCGCCGTTCGCTGCGGCTACGAATTTCGGGTCAACGCCGAGCTGGTTGCCGTTCGCCGTGCTTGGCATCGCGTTGCCACCGTCGGTCTTGACAGAGGCCTGGCCGGCGGTGCCGTTGTAGGTGGTGTTGTTGGCCCAGACGACGTTGC
The window above is part of the Rhizobium sp. WYJ-E13 genome. Proteins encoded here:
- a CDS encoding choice-of-anchor Q domain-containing protein; the protein is MTTYYVATTGTSGGNGSTSSPFRTISEAMSANLKPGDEVVVKAGTYNESINISKSGSAAGDITLRSEVPGGALIRPPAGSWNAISVNANYVTIDGFDIKGGPGDGIEANNVHHVSVLNNKVHDAGESGIQFNWSDYIRIEGNETYHNASSGWFSGISIYENRNITGDTSTDGYRNIVRNNISHDNVTKSGEHTDGNGIIIDDFQSTQADGHPNYTYKTLVDNNLVYGNGGKGIQVTWSDSVTVSNNTAYHNNQDPLNTGTWRGELSNSASSNNTWVNNIAVADPSVNKNNTAIDNTSTNGYVNSNVVWANNTTYNGTAGQASVKTDGGNAMPSTANGNQLGVDPKFVAAANGDFHLASGSAAIDHGTSKYGVSATDLDGDHRVVGTVDMGAYESGSSAAPSTPTTPPTSGEPTTPPTSGEPTTPPTSGTPTTPTQPSTPTTGTKVYTGTDGNDTMPHSGQANGGNETFKGLGGNDVLKGGAGADVLDGGTGSDTASYAGSSAVNVNLATGAASGGHATGDKFVSIENVTGSSYNDVLRGNSGSNVLNGGAGADKLDGGAGKDVLIGGAGKDMMIGGADADTFIFKTAAHAGSGSTRDFITDFQHGVDKIDLSAIDANGSAAGNGAFHFQAQENALFDKKAGALAWHYEDHAGSSNDTTVIQGDLNGDGVHDFEIQLQGLVHLGSGDFLL